One window from the genome of Actinomycetota bacterium encodes:
- a CDS encoding molybdopterin-dependent oxidoreductase, whose amino-acid sequence MNRVYAVMRRHGPVALVALLLVVGAIYLLTRVGGAKTELELPGGGSAEVTPTERMRVRTAEGQPEIDPEGYTLVVTGKVEKTLTLRYADLLGMEAEERLVDLPCVEGWTETALWRGVRLSLLLDMAGVLEDADNVVFASPGGYTTSLTLADIQETDPLLAYEVNGAPLPEEQGFPVRLVVPGRLGYKWIKWVASIEVIEGEYRGYWESRGYSNQADAPER is encoded by the coding sequence ATGAACAGGGTTTACGCCGTCATGCGCAGGCACGGCCCCGTGGCGCTCGTCGCGCTCCTCCTCGTGGTGGGGGCGATCTACCTCCTGACGCGGGTCGGGGGGGCGAAGACGGAGCTCGAGCTTCCCGGGGGCGGCAGCGCAGAGGTGACGCCCACGGAAAGGATGCGCGTACGCACCGCAGAGGGGCAGCCTGAGATAGACCCCGAGGGATATACACTGGTGGTGACGGGGAAGGTGGAGAAAACCCTCACCCTGCGGTATGCCGATCTCCTGGGCATGGAGGCCGAGGAGAGGCTGGTGGACCTGCCGTGCGTGGAGGGGTGGACGGAAACGGCGCTCTGGAGAGGGGTGCGGCTCTCGCTCCTGCTGGACATGGCGGGGGTGCTGGAGGACGCGGACAACGTGGTCTTCGCTTCGCCGGGGGGTTACACCACCTCCCTCACCCTCGCCGACATCCAGGAGACCGATCCCCTGCTGGCCTACGAGGTGAACGGCGCCCCCCTACCCGAAGAGCAGGGTTTTCCGGTGCGCCTGGTGGTGCCGGGCCGCCTGGGCTACAAGTGGATAAAGTGGGTCGCCTCCATCGAGGTGATAGAGGGCGAATACAGGGGCTACTGGGAGAGCCGAGGATACTCCAACCAGGCCGATGCCCCGGAGCGATGA
- a CDS encoding acyl-CoA dehydrogenase family protein: MEQVSIEKKENRVIRELLSPSDRLVVSSTRDFVEGQVMPVRRELEESARGDFRLREEVQARLLPLGLQGGFLPEEYGGMGISSALSNCLIAEEMGRGDASLFYNIAAGILAMRPAVKAGNRAVLEAFGPRFAQESEVFLGGYAVCEPDSGSDIENPDLRGTALATTARLEGDAWKLEGAKAWCVNAGLAGMYCIACTTGAESGEEGVALVYLDGGSGGLRFAGWEDLTGMRGCRLGGLELKGAAAPREWRASGPGEDARLLRENISFARLLAGALAVGCAQGAFEEVLSFTSDRMAAGKPIRQHTVCAAILADIATGIQVARDACLNAAYIFDRPEDYGDGSSMHMLSRASLAKVFCCEAALHATNRAMELMGSYGYVSDYYVEKYWRDARTLQSWEGGAHLARLDIVRGYYDYDQFCRNELYEHLLAVRVPG, translated from the coding sequence GTGGAACAGGTTTCCATTGAGAAAAAAGAGAACCGCGTCATCAGGGAGCTCCTCAGCCCCTCCGACCGCCTGGTGGTGAGCTCCACGCGCGACTTCGTGGAGGGACAGGTCATGCCCGTGCGCAGGGAGCTGGAGGAGAGCGCGCGTGGGGATTTCCGCCTGCGCGAGGAGGTGCAGGCCCGCCTCCTCCCCCTGGGACTGCAAGGGGGGTTCCTGCCCGAGGAATACGGGGGCATGGGCATCTCCTCGGCACTCAGCAACTGCCTTATCGCCGAGGAGATGGGCAGGGGGGACGCCTCCCTGTTCTACAACATCGCGGCGGGAATACTGGCCATGCGCCCGGCGGTGAAGGCGGGAAATCGGGCGGTGCTGGAGGCCTTCGGGCCGCGTTTCGCGCAGGAGAGCGAGGTCTTCCTGGGGGGTTACGCCGTATGCGAGCCGGATTCCGGGAGCGATATCGAGAACCCGGACCTGCGCGGGACCGCGCTCGCCACCACCGCGAGGCTGGAAGGCGACGCGTGGAAGCTGGAAGGGGCCAAGGCCTGGTGCGTGAACGCGGGCCTGGCGGGGATGTACTGCATCGCCTGCACCACCGGCGCGGAGAGCGGCGAGGAGGGCGTCGCCCTCGTATATCTGGACGGAGGGTCGGGAGGCCTGCGCTTTGCGGGGTGGGAAGACCTGACGGGCATGCGCGGGTGCCGCCTGGGCGGCCTGGAGCTCAAGGGTGCCGCCGCGCCGCGGGAATGGAGGGCCTCGGGTCCCGGGGAGGACGCGCGCCTGCTGCGCGAAAACATCTCCTTCGCGCGCCTGCTCGCGGGGGCCCTGGCGGTGGGCTGCGCCCAGGGGGCCTTCGAGGAGGTGCTCTCCTTCACCTCCGACCGCATGGCGGCCGGCAAGCCCATCCGCCAGCACACCGTCTGCGCGGCCATCCTCGCGGATATCGCAACCGGCATCCAGGTGGCCAGGGACGCCTGCCTCAACGCGGCATATATATTCGACCGCCCGGAGGATTACGGCGACGGCTCCTCGATGCACATGCTCTCCCGGGCCTCCCTGGCCAAGGTATTCTGCTGCGAGGCGGCCCTCCACGCCACCAACCGCGCCATGGAGCTCATGGGATCATACGGCTACGTGAGCGACTACTACGTGGAGAAGTACTGGCGCGACGCCCGCACCCTGCAGTCGTGGGAGGGAGGAGCGCACCTCGCCCGCCTGGACATCGTGCGCGGTTACTATGACTACGACCAGTTCTGCCGCAACGAGCTCTACGAGCACCTCCTGGCCGTGAGGGTGCCCGGATAG
- a CDS encoding acyl-CoA dehydrogenase family protein — translation MGDVSIEIKDNRFMHELVGPGDRFIVGLIREFIEREIMPIRREMEASTRGDFELVREIQRKIVGLGFQGAFLPMEYGGWNLTSALTYSLVVEEFGRGEPACCAAPAGGAWAFRPACIARNDTVLRDFAPRFLSGEPYVACFAMTEPSGGCNIENVDMRGKGIHTRAVLDGDEWVINGAKVWPTNSGVSDVYCVVCNTDPSLGDEGIALIYVPVPIEGFSFGRFEDKVGFRSSREGDFYFDNVRVPREYRAGGPGLDAELLHDNLIFARLFSAAWAVGIAQGAFDEVLAFTNERKVAGKPIRQHTLAANVLADMAIGIQVGRDSYINAAYMFDHPETYGKRTGRHMLSRSTVAKVFCCDMAVKVTNQAMDLMGHYGCASAWHVEKYWRDNKIIQLWEGGAQLGRLDVARGYYDYDQFHPNQLYDGMRAMRGA, via the coding sequence ATGGGGGATGTGAGCATCGAGATCAAGGACAACCGCTTCATGCATGAACTGGTGGGCCCCGGCGACCGCTTCATAGTCGGGCTGATAAGGGAGTTCATCGAGCGGGAGATAATGCCCATCCGCCGGGAGATGGAGGCGAGCACGCGCGGCGATTTCGAGCTGGTGAGGGAGATCCAGAGGAAGATAGTGGGTTTGGGATTCCAGGGGGCCTTTCTGCCCATGGAATACGGAGGCTGGAACCTGACCTCCGCCCTCACCTACAGCCTGGTGGTGGAGGAGTTCGGGCGCGGCGAGCCCGCGTGCTGCGCGGCCCCCGCGGGAGGCGCCTGGGCGTTCCGGCCCGCGTGCATCGCCCGCAATGATACCGTGCTCAGGGACTTCGCCCCCCGCTTCCTGTCCGGGGAGCCCTACGTGGCCTGTTTCGCCATGACCGAGCCGTCCGGCGGCTGCAATATCGAGAACGTGGACATGAGGGGAAAGGGGATCCACACCCGCGCGGTGCTGGACGGGGACGAGTGGGTGATCAACGGCGCCAAGGTCTGGCCCACCAACTCCGGGGTCTCCGACGTCTACTGCGTGGTCTGCAACACCGATCCCTCCCTGGGAGACGAGGGCATAGCCCTCATCTACGTGCCCGTGCCCATCGAGGGCTTCAGCTTCGGGAGGTTCGAGGACAAGGTGGGCTTCCGCAGCAGCCGGGAGGGGGATTTCTATTTCGACAACGTGAGGGTGCCCAGGGAGTACCGCGCCGGGGGGCCGGGACTGGACGCCGAGCTGCTCCACGACAACCTCATCTTCGCGCGTCTTTTCAGCGCCGCCTGGGCGGTGGGCATCGCCCAGGGGGCTTTCGACGAGGTCCTGGCATTCACCAACGAACGCAAGGTGGCGGGGAAACCGATACGCCAGCACACCCTGGCGGCCAACGTGCTCGCGGACATGGCCATCGGCATCCAGGTGGGCCGGGACTCCTACATCAACGCCGCCTACATGTTCGATCACCCGGAAACATATGGTAAACGCACCGGCAGGCACATGCTCTCACGCTCCACCGTCGCCAAGGTCTTCTGCTGCGACATGGCGGTGAAGGTCACCAACCAAGCCATGGACCTCATGGGGCATTACGGCTGCGCGAGCGCCTGGCACGTGGAGAAGTACTGGCGCGACAACAAGATCATCCAGCTCTGGGAAGGAGGAGCGCAGCTGGGCAGGCTGGACGTGGCCAGGGGATACTACGACTACGACCAGTTCCATCCCAACCAGCTCTACGACGGCATGCGGGCGATGCGGGGCGCCTGA